The Mustela erminea isolate mMusErm1 chromosome 6, mMusErm1.Pri, whole genome shotgun sequence genome includes a region encoding these proteins:
- the LOC116593930 gene encoding protein canopy homolog 2 isoform X3 — protein sequence MKGWGCLALLLGALLGTAWARRSQDLHCGACRALVDELEWEIAQVDPKKTIQMGSFRINPDGSQSVVEVPYARSEAHLTELLEEVCDRMKEYGEQIDPSTHRKNYVRVVGRNGESNELDLQGIRIDSDISGTLKFACESIVEEYEDELIEFFSREADNVKDKLCSKRTDLCDHALHISHDEL from the exons ATGAAAGGCTGGGGTTGTCTGGCCCTGCTTCTGGGGGCCCTGCTGGGAACTGCCTGGGCTCGAAGGAGCCAGGATCTACACTGTGGAG ctTGCAGGGCTCTGGTGGATGAACTAGAGTGGGAAATTGCCCAGGTGGATCCCAAGAAGACCATTCAGATGGGCTCTTTCCGAATTAATCCGGATGGCAGCCAGTCAGTGGTGGAG GTGCCTTATGCTCGCTCAGAGGCCCACCTCACAGAGCTGCTAGAAGAGGTATGTGACCGGATGAAGGAGTATGGGGAGCAGATTGACCCTTCCACCCACCGCAAGAACTATGTACGTGTAGTGGGCCGGAATGGAGAATCCAATGAACTGGACCTACAGGGCATCCGAATTGATTCAGACATCAGTGGCACTCTCAAGTTTGCG TGTGAGAGCATTGTGGAGGAATATGAGGATGAACTCATTGAATTCTTTTCCCGAGAGGCTGACAATGTTAAAGACAAACTTTGTAGTAAGCGAACAG ATCTTTGTGACCATGCCCTGCACATATCGCATGATGAGCTTTGA